A single genomic interval of Hydractinia symbiolongicarpus strain clone_291-10 chromosome 8, HSymV2.1, whole genome shotgun sequence harbors:
- the LOC130654697 gene encoding uncharacterized protein LOC130654697: MNDGYMHGINKMKKPATKVMAPPGGQTSINLFGGDAEPPQHTVNKCQASRNQSSVFGTSSHEQKVPSIKNPSAETNVNARQAPSNATPPAAPETIPVAVQQPNKPAERPSTKVMAPPGGKTSINLFG; the protein is encoded by the exons ATGAATGACGGTTATATGCACGGCATTAATAAGATGAAAAAGCCAGCGACTAA AGTAATGGCGCCACCAGGTGGCCAAACTAGCATCAACTTGTTTGGTGGAGATGCAGAACCACCCCAGCATACTGTTAACAAATGCCAAGCTAGTAGAAACCAATCCAGCGTTTTTGGTACCAGTAGCCATGAGCAAAAGGTCCCCAGTATAAAGAATCCAAGTGCGGAAACAAATGTGAATGCTCGACAAGCTCCTTCCAATGCTACTCCACCTGCTGCTCCTGAGACCATCCCAGTTGCAGTTCAGCAGCCTAATAAACCTGCAGAAAGACCAAGTACTAAAGTAATGGCTCCACCTGGTGGCAAAACATCAATTAACTTATTTGGTTGA